TCATCTTCTTTTGCAGACTTATCCGTATTTCCAATCCTTATATGTGATTTCTGTCCGTCGGACCAAGAGTTTGCTTACAGCTTTCTTCAGATTCCACCTCGCGATGGACCCTTGCTGTTCAGCTATACACTTCCTCGTTGTCTAGGCGTGTTCACGACTTTCACCCGTTAGAGCGCGCCCATGGCGCGCAAACAAAAAGAAGACTAGACTTTTACGTCCAGCCTTCTTAACCTTTTTAATAATAAACTACTTATTTTCCAGTGTTGTTCCTTTTCTGAAATTCTTACAACTCTTCATATATTTCATTCCAAAGTAGTAAACAAGTCCTGTAGGAATTGTTGCTGTAAAGAATGAAATATTTACATTCAGAAGTCCGATCACAGCTCCGATTGCAATTGCAAGAATTGCTGCCCAGTTGACACCTGCATGATTTCCATTATCATCATAGAGATCATCCAGATACTCTGGTGTGATTTTTCTCTTATGAAGAATGAAGAAATCTGTAATCAATACTGCAAAGATTGGTCCGAAGAATGCAGTGTAAATCTTACTGAATAATGCAAGTCCTGCTGCTGAGCTGTCACTTGTCAGGATCCATGGGCAAGTACATACTGCCAGGATACCGATTAAGATAACTGCTGTCTTATGTTTCATCTTGAATGCATCCATAAATGCGTATGCAGGTGGAATTACATTACTTGCAAGGTTTGTTGTAAGCTGTGCAAAGATGATGAATCCAAGTGTTACGATCATTACGACTTTGTTGTCTACCATATCGGCAAAAGCATTGATTGGGTTTGCTTTTCCAGTTGCTGTAGATGCCATAGCACCGATAACTCCAAGAAGTACAGTAGCTGGTACCATAGATAAGAAGTAAGAACTTCCACGTTTCACTGTAGAATATCCACCTTTCATCTCACGGGAATAGTCACCAGCATTCAGCATAACTGTAGTACTGTTACCAAAGAATGCAATGATTGCTGCGATAAATGGCATTCCCCATGTTCCAGACTTATTGATCAGTTTCTCACTTACAACATCGCCATACTGTGTAATGCAAAGGAATAACAGGTAAATCATAGCCAGAGAAATAACAACTCCTCCGATATTTCCAACCCATTTTGCACCTTGGAATCCTTTGATTGATAACAGGATCTGGATAATCTGGAATAAAATGAAGAATAACCAGATATTATCATATCCAAATAATGCTTTTGAAATATTGTTGATTGCTGCTCCTCCAAGCCATGTCTGATAACCGTACCATACGATAGCCGGAAGTCCTCGAATCAAACTTGGAATTTTGTTACCTTTTGTTCCAAATGCACTTCTAAGCTGAACTGCATACGGTGCACCAGTCTTGTAACTAAACTGGTCATTCATTGCGATACCTACAACGAGGATCATAGATCCAATTGCTACTGCGAGGAATAACTGCAACAGGTTCAGTCCTGCTTCCATCTGTGCAGATCCCATTGCTAATGTTCCGATAGAAATACATCCACCGAGCCAAAGCATTGTGTTGGATCCCCAGCCCATGATTCGATCTTTCTCAGGAATTGGCGCAAGGGAGTTTGTTTCTTCCTGTTTTACTTCTTTGTTTACATCACTCATGTTCTCTCTCCTATTCGTGTTCCTATGTGTATTCGTTTATTTTACCGGTGTTACATATTCGCCGTATCCGATTGCTTCATCTTTGTACATGCCATCCTGAGCAACTACTTTACCTCTGATCATTGTACATACTGGAGTTCCTTTTCCTTCCAGTCCATTGAAGCAGGAAACATGTCCTTTTGTAAGCAGTTTCTCCTGCTCACATTTCCATGTCTTTTCCGGATCAACGATTACGATATCACCGTCAAAACCTAATTCAAATGCTCCTTTACGTCCATAGAGTCCGAATACTTTTGCCGGATTATAATCCATAACCTTTGCAATCAGACTTGGGCTTAAGCCTTTTTTATGAACAACCATATCGAACATCATTGGTAAGAAGAACTGGATTGAGTTAAGTCCTCCCCATGCATGCCAGATATCTTTTGTTGCATTATCTTTTTCTTCATCTGCTGCTGGAGAATGGTCGCTTCCTACACAGGAAAGTGTTCCATCTAAAACGTAATCCCACAGCTTCTCCATATCTTCTTTCTTACGCATCGGAGGTGTACATTTTGCCGGTGCACCTTTTTCAAATACAAAATCTTCTGTAAATCCAAGGTAATGTGGACATGTCTCAGCAGTAATCGGAAGTCCTTCATGGATTGCATCCTTAACAACCTGAGCTACCATCGGGTGGCTGACATGGCAAATGTGTACGCGTCCGCCAGTTGCTCTAGCCATATCAATAACATTCTTTGTAGCAACATATTCTGTCCATACGTCATGAGAATCCAGGAAGTCACGAATCTTCTCTTCATTTGTTCTTCCTTCTTTTGCTTTTGCTTCTTTTTCTCTCTCAAGAACCTGTCCATATTCCTCACAATGGAATCCACAAAGTGCTCCATACGGTTTTAAAATTTCAAGAGCTTTACGAACATTTCCCATGTTAACTGTCGGGAACAGATCACCGTTTGGACATGTAAATCCTTTAAATGCTGCAACTCCACAATTGTGAAGATCTACAAGATCATTCATATTATTCTTTACTGAGTCCGGTTTGTCATCATAATCTCCTACGATTCCTCCCCAAAGTGCATAATCAACTAATGAGTGTTTGCTAATTTTTCCAAGCTTCAGGTCAAAAATCTCCTTATTCATAAGAGAT
The sequence above is drawn from the Dorea formicigenerans genome and encodes:
- a CDS encoding NCS1 family transporter, coding for MSDVNKEVKQEETNSLAPIPEKDRIMGWGSNTMLWLGGCISIGTLAMGSAQMEAGLNLLQLFLAVAIGSMILVVGIAMNDQFSYKTGAPYAVQLRSAFGTKGNKIPSLIRGLPAIVWYGYQTWLGGAAINNISKALFGYDNIWLFFILFQIIQILLSIKGFQGAKWVGNIGGVVISLAMIYLLFLCITQYGDVVSEKLINKSGTWGMPFIAAIIAFFGNSTTVMLNAGDYSREMKGGYSTVKRGSSYFLSMVPATVLLGVIGAMASTATGKANPINAFADMVDNKVVMIVTLGFIIFAQLTTNLASNVIPPAYAFMDAFKMKHKTAVILIGILAVCTCPWILTSDSSAAGLALFSKIYTAFFGPIFAVLITDFFILHKRKITPEYLDDLYDDNGNHAGVNWAAILAIAIGAVIGLLNVNISFFTATIPTGLVYYFGMKYMKSCKNFRKGTTLENK
- the allB gene encoding allantoinase AllB; translated protein: MYDVLVKNGKLVTPDRIYEADIAIQDGKYAGFFAKGAPVDAKEVIDAKGNYVFPGIIDCHAHLNEPGFEYREDFETGSRAAVVAGCTTLIDMPLNNDPSLMNKEIFDLKLGKISKHSLVDYALWGGIVGDYDDKPDSVKNNMNDLVDLHNCGVAAFKGFTCPNGDLFPTVNMGNVRKALEILKPYGALCGFHCEEYGQVLEREKEAKAKEGRTNEEKIRDFLDSHDVWTEYVATKNVIDMARATGGRVHICHVSHPMVAQVVKDAIHEGLPITAETCPHYLGFTEDFVFEKGAPAKCTPPMRKKEDMEKLWDYVLDGTLSCVGSDHSPAADEEKDNATKDIWHAWGGLNSIQFFLPMMFDMVVHKKGLSPSLIAKVMDYNPAKVFGLYGRKGAFELGFDGDIVIVDPEKTWKCEQEKLLTKGHVSCFNGLEGKGTPVCTMIRGKVVAQDGMYKDEAIGYGEYVTPVK